From a region of the Salinispira pacifica genome:
- a CDS encoding tetratricopeptide repeat protein, producing the protein MKKSIFILLILLTAAGSVWAQESFVSESDHYRVRSHISQNHADQAAERLEAYLDLFNDYFHFELDSLDFKMKVQIFNGQSAYDRYLNRVIDETRNEFVYLHYSDVSRSELVGALEDGEDLDESFTHQAFIQFLRAFIDNPPLWLREGFAVYFEKARFNENFVAVNNRENLAWLETLKEILFGSRSNEALTPEEILAIDVEGAKDRIEAFYPEAWGMINYLVNTDNRSHNRILWDAISAMDPRADLKTNSQRVYNSAFQWVNQEELQNSFLEYFQNKKTYRELIEEGIAEYESGNLDSSEENFLIAINRRDISHIPYYYLGLINYDRGNYTLAELNYRKALEKGSTAALTYYAMGVNAFADNRLEEAQEFLETTVQLDPSNYTQKVTRILERIEG; encoded by the coding sequence ATGAAGAAGAGTATCTTTATTCTGCTCATACTGCTGACTGCAGCGGGAAGTGTCTGGGCCCAGGAGTCTTTTGTATCCGAAAGCGACCACTACCGCGTGCGCTCACACATCAGTCAAAATCATGCTGATCAGGCAGCTGAGCGTCTGGAAGCATATCTGGATCTGTTCAACGACTATTTTCATTTTGAGCTGGACAGCCTTGATTTCAAAATGAAAGTGCAGATATTCAACGGACAAAGCGCATACGACCGCTATCTGAACCGGGTGATCGATGAGACAAGAAACGAGTTTGTGTACCTGCATTACAGCGATGTAAGCCGTTCGGAACTTGTGGGAGCCCTGGAGGACGGGGAAGATCTTGATGAAAGCTTCACCCACCAGGCATTCATCCAGTTTCTCAGAGCCTTTATAGATAACCCGCCCCTGTGGCTGAGGGAAGGCTTTGCGGTGTATTTCGAAAAAGCCCGCTTCAACGAAAATTTTGTGGCTGTGAATAACCGGGAAAACCTGGCATGGCTGGAAACCCTGAAGGAAATTCTCTTCGGCAGCCGCAGCAACGAAGCCCTCACCCCCGAAGAAATACTTGCCATAGATGTGGAAGGGGCCAAAGACCGGATTGAGGCTTTTTACCCGGAAGCATGGGGAATGATCAATTATCTGGTGAACACGGACAACAGAAGCCACAACCGCATACTCTGGGACGCAATTTCGGCAATGGATCCCCGGGCGGACCTGAAAACCAACTCCCAGCGGGTGTATAACTCAGCCTTCCAGTGGGTGAATCAGGAAGAGCTTCAAAACAGCTTCCTGGAGTACTTCCAGAACAAGAAAACCTATCGGGAGCTGATTGAAGAGGGAATTGCCGAGTACGAGTCGGGAAACCTGGATTCATCGGAAGAGAATTTCCTCATAGCCATTAACCGCCGGGACATCAGTCACATCCCCTATTACTATCTGGGTCTGATCAATTACGACAGAGGCAATTACACCCTGGCGGAACTGAATTACCGCAAAGCGCTGGAGAAAGGCAGCACCGCAGCCCTCACCTATTATGCAATGGGCGTAAACGCTTTTGCGGACAACAGGCTGGAGGAGGCTCAGGAGTTTCTTGAGACCACCGTACAACTGGACCCCTCAAACTACACCCAAAAGGTGACCAGAATTCTGGAGCGGATTGAAGGATAA
- a CDS encoding divergent PAP2 family protein, with amino-acid sequence MFNTVNPVFTSALLSWFAAQFIKTILNAIYKRRLHNAADIIASLMWRTGGMPSSHSALVTALAVSTGILEGINTTLFALSLFFAIVVIRDALGVRLSTGRQAQALNRLGRTLEAREEIEFAPVKEVHGHTPPEVLAGVLLGGAIALLTSLMAS; translated from the coding sequence ATGTTCAACACGGTCAATCCGGTTTTCACCTCGGCTCTGCTGAGCTGGTTCGCAGCACAATTTATCAAGACGATTCTCAATGCCATATATAAGCGCCGACTTCACAATGCAGCGGATATCATCGCCAGTCTCATGTGGCGCACCGGAGGAATGCCTTCAAGCCATTCGGCCCTGGTGACCGCCCTTGCGGTGAGCACCGGGATTCTTGAGGGGATCAACACCACTCTGTTTGCACTGTCTCTGTTTTTCGCAATTGTTGTAATTCGGGACGCTCTGGGTGTCCGTCTGTCCACCGGCCGTCAGGCTCAGGCGCTGAACAGGCTGGGCCGGACCCTTGAGGCCCGGGAAGAGATAGAATTCGCTCCGGTGAAAGAGGTTCACGGTCACACACCTCCCGAGGTTCTGGCGGGAGTTCTCCTGGGCGGAGCCATCGCTCTTCTCACAAGTCTGATGGCATCATGA